A stretch of the Pygocentrus nattereri isolate fPygNat1 chromosome 29, fPygNat1.pri, whole genome shotgun sequence genome encodes the following:
- the LOC108442356 gene encoding caspase recruitment domain-containing protein 19-like isoform X1 — protein sequence MVLLRLRVERVANRQSEKFTNSCTMADRYQEQLQQDSQFLCSEQHVGTELLDKLVLQLNRIYPQILTDREAQKFRNLSVPAATRLTELLSHLQGKGEEACHEFYRALHLHNEDLYLSLPTRVYRREAPELSGTNPKPFHKERCVLNDRGPLFFLCCFSIALGLALLHYHREGKIVTGSVLSCTAFGLGQHARQILLSYSGTKME from the exons ATGGTGCTCCTTCGTCTCAGAGTTGAGCGAGTGGCGAATCGGCAGTCGGAGAAATTCACCAACAGTTGCACAATGGCAG ACAGGTACCAGGAACAGCTGCAGCAAGATTCACAGTTCCTCTGCTCTGAGCAGCACGTGGGCACTGAGCTCCTGGACAAACTCGTGCTCCAGCTGAACCGCATTTACCCCCAGATACTGACAGACAGGGAAGCACAGAAA TTCCGTAACTTGAGTGTGCCTGCAGCCACACGTTTGACTGAGTTGCTGAGCCATCTGCAGGGGAAAGGGGAGGAGGCATGTCATGAGTTTTATCGAGCACTGCACCTTCATAATGAAGACCTCTACCTTAGTCTGCCTACTCGTGTGTATCGCAGAG AGGCCCCAGAACTAAGTGGAACTAACCCTAAACCCTTCCACAAGGAGCGCTGTGTGCTTAACGACAGGG GtcctcttttcttcctctgttgTTTCAGCATAGCTTTGGGGTTGGCTTTACTTCACTACCACAGGG AGGGAAAGATTGTGACTGGTTCTGTCCTCAGCTGTACAGCGTTTGGACTGGGCCAACATGCTAGGCAGATACTTCTGTCGTACAGTGGAACCAAAatggaataa
- the LOC108442356 gene encoding caspase recruitment domain-containing protein 19-like isoform X2, translated as MVLLRLRVERVANRQSEKFTNSCTMADRYQEQLQQDSQFLCSEQHVGTELLDKLVLQLNRIYPQILTDREAQKFRNLSVPAATRLTELLSHLQGKGEEACHEFYRALHLHNEDLYLSLPTRVYRRGPLFFLCCFSIALGLALLHYHREGKIVTGSVLSCTAFGLGQHARQILLSYSGTKME; from the exons ATGGTGCTCCTTCGTCTCAGAGTTGAGCGAGTGGCGAATCGGCAGTCGGAGAAATTCACCAACAGTTGCACAATGGCAG ACAGGTACCAGGAACAGCTGCAGCAAGATTCACAGTTCCTCTGCTCTGAGCAGCACGTGGGCACTGAGCTCCTGGACAAACTCGTGCTCCAGCTGAACCGCATTTACCCCCAGATACTGACAGACAGGGAAGCACAGAAA TTCCGTAACTTGAGTGTGCCTGCAGCCACACGTTTGACTGAGTTGCTGAGCCATCTGCAGGGGAAAGGGGAGGAGGCATGTCATGAGTTTTATCGAGCACTGCACCTTCATAATGAAGACCTCTACCTTAGTCTGCCTACTCGTGTGTATCGCAGAG GtcctcttttcttcctctgttgTTTCAGCATAGCTTTGGGGTTGGCTTTACTTCACTACCACAGGG AGGGAAAGATTGTGACTGGTTCTGTCCTCAGCTGTACAGCGTTTGGACTGGGCCAACATGCTAGGCAGATACTTCTGTCGTACAGTGGAACCAAAatggaataa
- the LOC108442355 gene encoding uncharacterized protein LOC108442355: MASFNASVSEETKSKVAQDDANRTRNQTGQCAPMQSPVLGTLKLVAGNGTSVGTVMTLQCPYKHRVVGGGRLSCVQDSNTALWSGGVPECRPVSRYEDEGFRLALLASIISSAIIIFMSIIFITSCLVKRVRKEERRRMERERRKREDAAYWQHMEQQEMTEDFYSQKGRNNNNNNSKQPQCTPQPIHQAVADIQPRTFSDQKAACRYHQQDYHLSIHSSQPHLKAMPPASYINTQTTCVLQPLKTHIPPPLPCSGYDPTLEQPPWRQSMPTLMVSQDSAVSSADGQSLEDPFWKGQHPLDAKSPPIWVISV; the protein is encoded by the exons ATGGCTTCGTTCAACGCGTCCGTTTCTGAGGAGACCAAGTCCAAAGTGGCGCAGGACGATGCTAACCGGACACGGAACCAAACAG GTCAATGTGCTCCCATGCAGTCTCCGGTTCTGGGTACGCTAAAGCTAGTGGCGGGTAATGGCACCAGTGTTGGAACCGTGATGACCTTACAGTGCCCCTACAAGCACCGAGTGGTCGGCGGTGGACGGTTGTCCTGCGTGCAGGACAGTAACACTGCGCTGTGGAGTGGGGGAGTCCCCGAGTGTAGAC CAGTCTCACGGTATGAGGATGAAGGCTTCCGTCTGGCTTTGCTTGCGTCCATCATCAGCTCAGCCATTATCATTTTCATGAGCATCATCTTCATCACCTCGTGCCTGGTGAAGCGTGtgagaaaagaggaaaggagaCGAATGGAAAG agagagaaggaagagagaagatGCAGCATATTGGCAGCACATggagcaacaggaaatgacagaAGATTTTTATAGCCAAAAAGGGagaaataacaacaacaacaacagcaagcAACCGCAATGTACTCCTCAACCCATACATCAGGCTGTAGCTGATATCCAGCCACGCACGTTTAGTGATCAGAAGGCTGCGTGCAG GTATCATCAGCAAGACTATCATCTGAGCATCCACTCCAGCCAGCCTCACCTCAAAGCAATGCCCCCCGCCTCTTATATAAACACCCAGACCACATGTGTCCTACAACCTCTTAAAACACATATTCCACCCCCACTACCCTGCAGTGGATATGATCCCACTTTGGAACAGCCACCGTGGAGACAATCCATGCCGACCTTGATGGTCAGCCAGGACAGTGCGGTCTCAAGTGCAGATGGACAAAGCCTGGAGGACCCATTCTGGAAAGGTCAACATCCACTTGATGCAAAAAGCCCACCGATCTGGGTTATATCTGTTTGA